A window of Haliscomenobacter hydrossis DSM 1100 contains these coding sequences:
- a CDS encoding helix-turn-helix domain-containing protein: MQFNFNLYSTPLLFGFMQGWIYAGMFWLRAWRRGRWSDGLFGVLIAAFTFEIWEYMLGFAGIEILWTTLEFFPRNFNLLIPALAWFYLKSQFNTHWQLRWQDWWHAAPFTLYLAYHLLVFSLGPDFVEWWKTEVHFPWGIQYMEAILSFALTALYFYWAYQLYRQYRSWSPTQFSNPELLSFDWFRNFLLAYFLSSIIGWSMTLIDLWLNLDFWHDWWDELFNVGLIYYLSIAGYTQTQPRQLVFEPSTQNAPNPEMAKTDKLSEAELQHWQEQLTRLMEAEKMYLEPELALADLARRLGTNASLLSATINRVFEKNFNDYVNTYRVDAVIKLMADPAAAHLSLLGIGLESGFNSKATFNRAFKKATGMTPREYALANQ, encoded by the coding sequence ATGCAGTTTAACTTCAACCTCTACTCCACCCCTCTGCTCTTTGGTTTTATGCAGGGTTGGATTTATGCAGGCATGTTCTGGCTAAGAGCCTGGCGGCGTGGCCGCTGGTCAGATGGGCTATTTGGCGTGTTGATCGCCGCATTCACTTTCGAGATTTGGGAGTATATGCTGGGCTTTGCCGGGATTGAAATCTTGTGGACTACATTGGAGTTTTTTCCCCGCAACTTCAATTTATTGATCCCGGCTTTGGCCTGGTTTTACCTGAAAAGCCAGTTCAATACGCACTGGCAACTGCGTTGGCAGGATTGGTGGCATGCGGCACCATTTACCCTCTATCTTGCCTATCACTTGCTGGTGTTTTCCCTAGGGCCTGACTTTGTTGAATGGTGGAAAACCGAAGTACACTTCCCTTGGGGAATCCAATACATGGAAGCTATTTTGTCTTTCGCGCTGACTGCCCTTTATTTTTACTGGGCTTATCAGTTGTACCGCCAATACCGATCCTGGTCACCCACCCAATTTTCCAACCCGGAGTTGTTGAGTTTTGACTGGTTCCGCAATTTTTTGCTGGCTTATTTTTTGTCCAGTATTATTGGTTGGAGTATGACTTTGATCGACTTGTGGCTGAACTTGGATTTTTGGCACGACTGGTGGGATGAACTGTTCAACGTCGGGCTGATTTATTACCTCAGCATTGCAGGGTACACCCAAACCCAACCCCGCCAACTGGTCTTTGAGCCATCCACTCAAAATGCTCCGAATCCGGAGATGGCCAAAACCGATAAACTCAGCGAAGCAGAATTGCAGCACTGGCAAGAACAATTGACCCGTTTGATGGAGGCTGAAAAAATGTACCTGGAACCGGAATTGGCGCTTGCCGATTTGGCGCGTCGACTAGGCACCAATGCCTCGTTGCTTTCGGCTACCATCAATCGGGTTTTTGAAAAAAACTTCAACGATTATGTCAATACCTACCGGGTGGACGCAGTGATAAAACTAATGGCTGATCCCGCCGCGGCACACCTCTCCTTACTGGGGATCGGCTTGGAAAGTGGCTTTAATTCCAAAGCAACCTTTAACCGGGCCTTCAAAAAGGCAACAGGAATGACGCCGAGGGAATATGCCTTAGCAAATCAATAA
- a CDS encoding F390 synthetase-related protein, protein MFKIKIIYFLLAYTLRGTFRQRAALERFQQRKWRRFRKIVLTHSPFYQELAQREADLSDFPLMNKAAFMANFDQINTLGIQREEAMQLALQAEMERDFSPELKGATVGLSTGTSGTRGLFLVSNTERAKWTAMVLRRVVPLKLFKKQRVAFFLRANSNLYSSVQSASLEFRFFDIFQPIGQLVQALAEFQPHILAAQPSVLSAIAEYQLAGEIQIHPSLIISFAEVLTTEDKTFIQNTWSAPLREVYQCTEGFLGVTCAQGTLHLNEDIAIFEKKYLDETRFIPIITDFTRSSQPIVRYELNDILVEKTEPCTCGSCFTALERIEGREDDILLFPGANGEMIKVFPDLICRVIARSAEGFRAYRLRQIEPLVLQLELESANFEGVAEKITNGIQSFLQERGVLGVTLRCVEGIQKKAGEKLRRVERKIVPN, encoded by the coding sequence ATGTTTAAAATCAAAATCATTTACTTCTTGTTGGCCTACACCCTGCGCGGAACCTTTCGGCAGCGAGCGGCATTGGAGCGTTTTCAGCAGCGAAAATGGCGGAGGTTTAGGAAAATAGTGCTCACGCACTCCCCTTTTTACCAGGAACTGGCTCAACGAGAAGCGGACTTGTCCGATTTCCCCCTGATGAATAAAGCGGCTTTTATGGCCAATTTTGACCAAATCAACACCTTGGGTATCCAGCGGGAAGAAGCCATGCAGCTGGCCCTACAAGCAGAAATGGAACGCGATTTCAGCCCCGAACTCAAGGGGGCGACAGTGGGTTTGTCTACCGGAACCAGCGGCACCCGAGGCCTGTTTTTGGTATCCAATACCGAACGCGCCAAGTGGACGGCGATGGTGTTGCGCCGGGTTGTCCCCTTGAAGTTGTTCAAAAAACAACGTGTAGCTTTTTTTCTGCGGGCCAACAGCAACCTGTACAGTTCGGTGCAATCGGCCAGTTTGGAGTTTCGTTTTTTTGACATTTTCCAACCCATTGGCCAGCTGGTCCAAGCATTGGCCGAATTTCAGCCCCATATCCTGGCCGCGCAACCCTCGGTGTTGAGCGCCATTGCGGAATACCAGTTGGCGGGCGAAATACAGATCCATCCATCACTGATCATTTCCTTTGCCGAAGTGCTCACTACCGAGGACAAAACCTTTATCCAAAACACCTGGTCCGCTCCCCTACGCGAAGTGTACCAATGTACCGAAGGTTTTTTGGGCGTCACCTGCGCCCAGGGCACCCTGCACCTGAACGAAGACATCGCCATTTTTGAAAAAAAATACCTGGACGAGACTCGCTTCATTCCCATCATCACGGATTTTACCCGCAGCTCACAACCCATCGTGCGCTACGAGCTGAACGATATTTTGGTGGAAAAAACCGAGCCCTGCACCTGTGGTTCCTGCTTCACAGCTTTAGAGCGCATCGAGGGTCGAGAGGACGATATTTTGCTGTTTCCAGGGGCAAATGGCGAAATGATCAAAGTTTTCCCAGATCTGATTTGCCGGGTGATTGCGCGGAGTGCGGAGGGCTTTCGGGCTTATCGCCTGCGGCAAATCGAGCCATTGGTGTTACAGTTGGAATTGGAGAGTGCCAATTTTGAGGGCGTTGCGGAAAAAATTACGAATGGGATTCAATCCTTTTTGCAGGAACGCGGGGTATTGGGAGTCACTCTTCGTTGCGTTGAAGGGATTCAAAAAAAGGCGGGGGAGAAATTGCGGCGGGTGGAACGAAAAATAGTACCAAACTAA
- a CDS encoding alpha/beta hydrolase, whose product MLLSPFFWANLLFWPVVIYGGLCLFFYFFQDYFFFRPEMLPKHFEYRYPFPFTEHTFDMEDGGIINALHFKVPNSQGVVFYLKGNSRSLKGWGKFAKDFVGKGYDFFMIDYRGFGKSRGRRTESILFNDAQTVYKWLSSEYPEERIVVYGRSLGSGIGARIASWNRPRMLILDSPYLSFLYQIRQYAWWMPLKYLLRYQLRTDQFIKKITCPIFIIHGNKDRLISYKQGKALHELSADRSTLITIEGGGHNNLPDFPEYHEHLYDILNEQEALVMYTK is encoded by the coding sequence ATGCTACTGTCACCATTTTTCTGGGCGAATCTGTTGTTTTGGCCGGTAGTGATCTACGGGGGGCTGTGCTTGTTCTTTTATTTTTTCCAGGACTACTTTTTCTTTCGCCCCGAAATGTTGCCCAAACACTTCGAGTACCGCTATCCCTTTCCGTTTACGGAGCATACTTTTGATATGGAAGACGGAGGCATCATCAATGCCTTGCATTTTAAGGTGCCCAATTCTCAAGGAGTCGTGTTTTACCTCAAGGGCAATTCCCGCAGCCTCAAGGGTTGGGGTAAATTTGCCAAAGATTTTGTAGGCAAGGGTTACGACTTTTTTATGATTGATTACCGGGGCTTTGGCAAAAGTCGGGGGCGCCGTACGGAAAGTATCCTCTTCAACGACGCCCAAACAGTGTACAAATGGCTGAGTTCGGAATACCCCGAAGAGCGCATTGTGGTGTACGGCCGTTCGCTGGGTAGTGGGATTGGTGCCCGGATTGCCTCCTGGAATCGCCCACGTATGTTGATTTTGGATTCACCTTACCTCAGTTTTTTGTACCAAATCCGCCAATACGCTTGGTGGATGCCCCTGAAATACCTGCTGCGTTACCAACTGCGTACCGATCAGTTCATCAAAAAAATCACTTGCCCGATCTTTATCATCCACGGCAACAAAGACCGCTTGATTTCTTACAAGCAAGGCAAAGCCCTGCACGAACTCAGCGCCGATCGCAGCACCCTTATCACCATCGAAGGCGGCGGGCACAACAACTTGCCCGATTTTCCGGAGTACCACGAGCACTTGTACGATATACTCAACGAGCAGGAGGCACTGGTTATGTACACAAAGTAG
- a CDS encoding CopD family protein yields MLLLFKSLHIVGFVAWFAGMFYLVRMFVYHREAQDDEQPKRDILTQQFNRMEWRVYKIICNPAMMLTWICGLAMLFLYGLEWLVVNPWMHIKLVLLLGLTGYHLWCKKMIVKLENGDFTLSSHRWRLFNEVPTVFLLAIVLLAVYRNALDFVMALAGIIGFMILLMMGVRAYRRARERNPNI; encoded by the coding sequence ATGTTATTATTATTCAAATCCTTACACATCGTTGGTTTTGTGGCCTGGTTTGCGGGTATGTTTTACCTCGTGCGCATGTTTGTGTACCACCGCGAAGCCCAGGATGATGAGCAACCCAAACGCGACATCCTCACCCAGCAGTTCAACCGCATGGAATGGCGCGTGTACAAGATCATTTGTAACCCGGCCATGATGTTGACCTGGATCTGTGGCCTGGCTATGCTTTTTTTATACGGGCTGGAATGGCTCGTGGTAAATCCCTGGATGCACATCAAGCTGGTCTTGTTGTTGGGTTTGACGGGCTACCATCTGTGGTGCAAAAAAATGATTGTCAAGCTGGAAAACGGAGATTTTACGCTCAGTTCCCACCGCTGGCGATTGTTCAACGAAGTGCCGACAGTTTTTCTGTTGGCCATTGTGCTATTGGCGGTTTACCGCAATGCGTTGGATTTTGTGATGGCCCTGGCAGGCATCATTGGCTTTATGATTTTGCTGATGATGGGTGTGCGGGCGTATCGACGGGCGAGGGAACGCAACCCGAATATTTGA
- a CDS encoding tetratricopeptide repeat protein — MDFQKDVIERSYEKPVVIDFWAEWCGPCRILGPVIEEMAQEQADLWTLVKVDTEEYPQLAEAFGIRGIPNVKMVYEGKVIAEFSGAIPRAQIQKWLDTHLPPVETEEVEEEDDLNALLEAVSAGIPGALEALIELVEENPDILIARLALAQQLAVPDPAAARQLIHDIPAGHELAEAAADIRIIADWIQAVPSTAHPAASLLGEAQTLAIGGDYEGAIKKIIEAVMVDKTYNNDQPRKTAIALFRTWGVQHPLTLKYRKRFDMALY, encoded by the coding sequence ATGGACTTTCAAAAAGACGTGATTGAACGCAGCTACGAAAAACCCGTAGTGATCGATTTTTGGGCCGAATGGTGTGGCCCTTGCCGGATTCTGGGACCCGTTATTGAGGAAATGGCACAAGAACAAGCCGATCTTTGGACGCTGGTCAAAGTCGATACCGAAGAATATCCCCAACTGGCCGAAGCCTTTGGTATCCGGGGCATTCCCAATGTAAAAATGGTGTACGAAGGTAAGGTAATTGCCGAATTTTCGGGCGCAATTCCCCGGGCACAAATCCAGAAATGGCTCGATACCCATCTGCCTCCCGTCGAAACGGAAGAAGTGGAGGAAGAGGACGATTTAAATGCTTTGTTGGAAGCAGTATCCGCCGGAATACCCGGTGCCCTGGAGGCCTTGATTGAATTGGTGGAAGAAAATCCCGATATACTCATAGCCCGCCTGGCCTTGGCGCAACAATTGGCCGTTCCTGATCCTGCTGCTGCCCGCCAGCTGATCCACGACATTCCTGCCGGGCACGAATTGGCCGAAGCCGCTGCGGACATCCGCATCATTGCCGATTGGATTCAAGCGGTGCCTTCTACCGCCCATCCTGCGGCCAGCTTATTGGGCGAAGCCCAGACCCTGGCAATTGGAGGAGATTATGAAGGTGCCATCAAAAAAATCATCGAAGCGGTCATGGTCGACAAGACCTACAACAATGACCAGCCCCGCAAAACGGCCATTGCCCTTTTTCGCACCTGGGGTGTTCAACATCCTTTGACGCTGAAGTATCGGAAGCGGTTTGATATGGCGCTTTATTGA
- a CDS encoding class I SAM-dependent methyltransferase, producing the protein MGNKDYAGKSILDIGAGNGALYQALHEKTSSFTYHATDVSAAMLAQSVIPIAQRSVGEIRDWPAPTQKFDHIFMLGLVSYLSPEDLSEHLQWAREHLYPEGDVCISFTNRASWDFRLRQILRPLLRLWPGKGVLQQTFTIQAHTVKEVEALCATAGFHLKKLRYVAPGIPFLQHLSPVLAAKTGIWLNDRLLADFWRRRLCPDFLVHLRIATY; encoded by the coding sequence CTGGGAAACAAGGACTACGCTGGGAAAAGTATCCTGGACATTGGTGCGGGCAACGGCGCTTTATATCAGGCATTGCATGAAAAAACCTCCTCCTTTACTTACCACGCGACTGATGTATCTGCGGCGATGCTGGCTCAAAGCGTTATACCCATTGCACAACGCTCGGTAGGAGAAATCCGCGATTGGCCGGCCCCAACACAAAAATTTGACCACATTTTTATGCTTGGTCTGGTGAGTTACCTTAGTCCGGAAGACCTGTCGGAGCACTTGCAGTGGGCGCGTGAGCATTTGTATCCAGAAGGAGACGTTTGTATCAGTTTTACCAATCGGGCGTCCTGGGATTTTCGCTTGCGCCAAATATTGCGGCCATTGTTGCGTTTGTGGCCAGGGAAAGGGGTATTGCAACAAACCTTTACTATTCAAGCACATACAGTAAAGGAGGTTGAAGCGCTTTGTGCTACAGCCGGTTTTCACCTCAAGAAATTGAGGTATGTGGCACCGGGGATTCCTTTTTTGCAACATTTGTCGCCTGTTTTGGCGGCGAAAACGGGAATTTGGCTAAATGATCGTTTGCTTGCGGATTTTTGGCGGCGGCGCTTGTGTCCGGATTTTTTGGTGCATTTGAGGATAGCTACTTATTAA
- a CDS encoding glycosyltransferase family 4 protein has product MKQPLHIIPKVVLIANSGWNVYNFRMNLIESLKEQGYSVVVLAPEDEYAPSIRGSGLCKLIPLRNLKPTHTNPIQDFLLLRELYVLLKKEKPAAVFTFTLKPNIFGSIVAKWLSILVIPTVTGLGYSFLHKSWLNWVVRRLYHFAFNGLDKVVFHNQSDYGVLKDFNILHHGQGVVVGGSGVDTEYFQPSPVPNQQPFVFLFLGRLLYDKGLMELVAAANRLHKDTNGVQFWVAGAQQADHPAAIPAETFQHWVDEGVIQYFGQVEDVRPLIAKAHVVVLPSYREGMPRAILEAMAMGRPVIATDVPGCRDAIRPGWNGWLVESRNVWHLEECLRKAILEDDAVLQKMGKNGRERAIDLFDLQQVKNQYLNMLHSLNYIHAEVPIASAEHTPVL; this is encoded by the coding sequence ATGAAGCAGCCTCTGCACATAATCCCTAAAGTGGTTCTGATTGCAAACTCCGGTTGGAATGTTTACAATTTCAGGATGAATTTGATTGAAAGCCTTAAAGAACAAGGTTATTCGGTCGTAGTATTGGCCCCAGAAGATGAGTATGCTCCTTCCATTCGTGGCAGTGGGCTATGCAAATTGATTCCCCTGCGGAACCTCAAACCTACCCATACCAACCCAATCCAGGATTTTCTTTTGTTGCGCGAATTGTACGTACTCCTGAAAAAGGAAAAACCTGCTGCTGTGTTCACGTTTACCCTCAAGCCCAATATTTTTGGCAGTATCGTGGCCAAATGGTTGAGTATTTTGGTGATTCCTACAGTGACTGGTTTGGGTTATTCTTTTTTACACAAAAGTTGGCTTAACTGGGTGGTGCGGCGGCTGTACCATTTTGCTTTTAATGGCCTGGACAAAGTAGTGTTTCACAACCAGTCTGACTATGGAGTACTAAAGGATTTTAACATTCTGCACCATGGCCAAGGAGTAGTAGTTGGTGGATCGGGAGTAGATACCGAGTATTTTCAGCCCAGCCCCGTGCCAAACCAGCAGCCCTTTGTCTTTTTATTTTTGGGCCGATTGCTCTATGACAAAGGATTAATGGAATTGGTCGCTGCTGCAAACCGGCTGCACAAAGATACAAACGGCGTGCAATTTTGGGTGGCAGGTGCCCAGCAAGCCGATCACCCCGCAGCGATTCCCGCAGAAACCTTTCAGCATTGGGTTGATGAGGGTGTCATCCAGTATTTTGGGCAAGTTGAAGATGTAAGGCCCCTCATTGCCAAGGCACATGTGGTGGTACTGCCCTCTTACCGCGAAGGGATGCCGAGGGCCATTTTGGAAGCAATGGCGATGGGCCGTCCGGTGATTGCTACCGATGTTCCTGGCTGTCGTGATGCCATCCGTCCCGGTTGGAACGGGTGGTTGGTTGAATCGCGGAACGTGTGGCATCTGGAAGAATGCCTGCGCAAAGCCATCTTGGAAGACGATGCCGTCTTACAAAAAATGGGAAAAAATGGCCGCGAACGAGCCATCGATCTTTTTGACTTGCAACAAGTGAAAAACCAGTACCTCAACATGCTCCATTCCTTAAACTACATCCATGCGGAGGTCCCTATCGCATCAGCAGAACATACGCCAGTTCTTTGA
- a CDS encoding mannose-1-phosphate guanylyltransferase has protein sequence MPNNNNYVAIMAGGVGSRFWPASRTATPKQFLDILGIGKSLLRMTFERFLALCPAENIFVVTNGIYRELVKEHLPELSDNQILCEPSRNNTAPCVAYTALKLKALNAEANLVIAPSDHIILNEARFIEALNTALDFTNQHDALLTLGIQPTRPDTGYGYINYQKAPIEGEVHQVIRFTEKPPLEQAQAFLASGDYLWNAGIFIWKVEHLLAAFARHAKEILDVLDAEPEHYNTSTEQAYIDRVYPNTLSISIDYAIMEKADNVFTIPSSFGWSDLGTWASLHSEAEQDAQNNVINLGPHLLRGVNNCLLRAPKDKLVVITDLEDYIVVDEDDILLIHPKSKEQEIKKITEAIGNQFGASFL, from the coding sequence ATGCCCAACAACAACAATTACGTAGCCATTATGGCCGGAGGGGTTGGCTCAAGATTTTGGCCAGCCAGTCGCACCGCCACCCCAAAACAATTTTTGGACATCCTGGGAATTGGAAAATCGCTGCTGCGGATGACTTTCGAGCGCTTTTTAGCACTTTGCCCTGCTGAAAATATATTTGTGGTCACCAATGGCATTTACCGCGAGTTGGTCAAGGAACACTTGCCCGAATTGAGCGACAACCAAATCCTCTGCGAGCCTTCACGCAACAATACCGCCCCCTGTGTAGCCTATACGGCCCTTAAATTAAAAGCGCTAAACGCTGAGGCCAATTTGGTGATTGCGCCATCCGACCACATCATCCTCAATGAAGCCCGCTTCATTGAAGCCTTGAATACTGCCCTGGATTTTACCAATCAGCACGATGCACTGCTTACACTGGGCATTCAGCCTACCCGGCCTGATACGGGTTACGGCTACATCAATTACCAAAAAGCGCCAATTGAGGGAGAAGTACACCAGGTGATTCGTTTTACCGAAAAACCTCCTCTGGAGCAAGCCCAAGCCTTTTTGGCCAGCGGTGATTACCTTTGGAATGCAGGAATTTTCATCTGGAAAGTGGAGCATCTTTTGGCCGCTTTTGCCCGCCACGCCAAAGAAATCCTGGATGTACTGGACGCCGAACCTGAGCATTACAACACTTCTACGGAGCAAGCCTACATTGATCGGGTGTACCCCAATACCCTCAGTATTTCTATTGATTACGCCATTATGGAGAAGGCGGACAATGTGTTTACGATTCCCTCCAGCTTTGGTTGGTCGGATTTGGGTACCTGGGCGTCATTGCATTCGGAAGCTGAACAGGATGCCCAAAATAATGTTATAAATTTGGGACCACATTTGTTGCGCGGTGTAAACAACTGTTTGTTGCGGGCACCAAAAGATAAACTGGTGGTGATCACTGATTTGGAAGATTACATTGTGGTAGATGAAGACGATATCCTCCTCATTCATCCCAAGTCCAAAGAACAGGAGATCAAAAAAATAACCGAAGCGATTGGCAATCAATTCGGGGCAAGTTTTCTCTAA
- a CDS encoding histidinol-phosphatase, protein MKNLLLLCTLLWIASPLCAQQWYKGNLHTHSLWSDGDDYPEMIMSWYKASGYHFVGLSDHNTLQEGEKWRWIPKAPERRRAFERYLHQYGPEWVVYEKRGGDSLGVRLKTFKEYVPLFQEPGRFLILPSEEISASYAGKPIHLNATNIRGFIPVQRGNSVTEVMQSNIDAVLAQRRITGQPMFPHINHPNFHFAINTQDMQGLKNERFFEVFNGHPDVFNYGDSSHVNLETMWDQINLHYIQIGQPLMYGLATDDSHNYLFFGLKYANTGRGWVMVRTDSLHGGAIVEAMEAGQFYATTGVEIEDLTQSSQAIAFRVKTQPGIEYKVQFIGVLKGKTQSEVLKEINIKGNDPASVSYTLRGDEWFVRAKISSNKDKFNPYFPGDFEVAWTQPVAPFHLPALAAVSPLRNAHAHNDYEHNRPLLDALAQGFTSVEADVYLMGDSLYVAHHKPFYRDPARTLEQLYLRPLRTHIQRTGGKVYAGFTDPFYLFIDLKTAADSTYLAMEKVLQRYADILQNCTDKKCSTAPVQIVLSGNRPIEKLSKQPKRYATLDGRPSDLGKKIAPALMPIISDNYRNQFKWLGSGEMPADEKQKLNDLVKRVHAEGKKLRLWASPENEKVWETLRQAGVDLLNTDRLEELRLFLTPKN, encoded by the coding sequence ATGAAAAACCTGCTGCTGCTCTGCACCCTCCTCTGGATCGCCAGCCCCTTGTGTGCCCAACAATGGTACAAAGGCAACCTGCACACCCACTCCCTGTGGAGCGACGGCGACGATTACCCCGAAATGATCATGTCCTGGTACAAGGCCTCTGGTTATCATTTTGTGGGCCTTTCAGACCACAACACGCTACAAGAAGGTGAAAAATGGCGCTGGATACCCAAAGCTCCCGAACGCCGCCGCGCTTTCGAGCGTTACCTGCACCAGTATGGCCCGGAGTGGGTCGTCTATGAAAAACGAGGGGGAGACTCACTTGGCGTGCGGCTCAAAACCTTCAAAGAATACGTACCCCTGTTTCAGGAGCCTGGGCGTTTCCTCATTTTGCCCAGCGAAGAAATATCGGCCAGCTATGCGGGCAAACCCATTCACCTGAACGCCACCAACATCAGAGGTTTTATCCCCGTACAACGTGGGAACAGCGTGACCGAGGTGATGCAAAGCAACATCGATGCGGTATTGGCGCAGCGCCGCATCACGGGGCAACCGATGTTTCCACACATCAATCACCCCAATTTTCACTTTGCCATCAATACCCAGGACATGCAGGGGCTCAAAAATGAACGCTTTTTTGAAGTGTTCAACGGTCACCCCGACGTGTTCAATTACGGCGACAGCAGCCATGTGAACCTGGAAACCATGTGGGACCAGATCAACTTGCATTACATCCAAATCGGGCAACCCCTGATGTACGGCCTGGCTACCGACGATAGCCATAACTACCTCTTTTTTGGGCTCAAATATGCGAACACCGGGCGGGGTTGGGTGATGGTGCGTACTGATTCGTTGCATGGCGGGGCGATTGTAGAAGCCATGGAAGCCGGGCAGTTTTATGCCACTACGGGAGTGGAAATTGAAGATTTGACGCAATCCAGCCAGGCCATTGCTTTTCGCGTCAAAACCCAGCCAGGCATCGAGTACAAGGTTCAGTTCATCGGCGTACTCAAAGGAAAAACCCAAAGCGAGGTGCTCAAAGAAATCAACATCAAGGGAAATGATCCCGCTTCTGTGAGCTATACTTTACGGGGAGATGAATGGTTTGTTCGCGCCAAAATCAGTTCGAATAAGGACAAATTCAATCCTTATTTTCCCGGCGATTTTGAAGTAGCCTGGACGCAGCCCGTAGCCCCCTTTCACTTGCCAGCCCTGGCAGCCGTTTCGCCCCTCCGCAATGCCCACGCGCACAACGATTATGAGCACAATCGGCCTCTGCTTGATGCCCTCGCACAGGGTTTTACGAGTGTGGAAGCCGATGTTTACCTAATGGGTGATTCATTGTACGTGGCGCACCATAAGCCGTTCTACCGCGATCCGGCCCGTACCCTGGAGCAATTGTACCTGCGCCCCTTGCGTACACACATCCAGCGAACAGGCGGGAAAGTATACGCTGGTTTTACTGATCCCTTTTATTTGTTCATCGACCTCAAAACGGCAGCTGACAGCACCTATCTGGCCATGGAAAAAGTGTTGCAACGCTATGCAGATATCCTCCAGAATTGTACCGACAAAAAATGCAGTACGGCTCCAGTGCAAATTGTACTTTCGGGCAATCGTCCCATTGAAAAGCTCAGCAAACAGCCCAAACGGTATGCAACACTGGATGGCCGCCCCAGCGATTTGGGGAAAAAGATCGCGCCAGCCCTGATGCCCATCATCAGCGACAATTACCGCAATCAGTTCAAATGGTTGGGCAGTGGCGAGATGCCCGCCGATGAAAAACAAAAGCTGAACGATTTGGTCAAACGGGTACACGCCGAAGGTAAAAAGCTGCGCCTATGGGCTTCGCCAGAAAACGAAAAAGTATGGGAAACGCTCCGACAGGCCGGAGTAGATTTGCTCAATACGGATCGGCTGGAAGAATTGCGGCTTTTTTTGACCCCAAAAAATTAG
- the kynU gene encoding kynureninase, giving the protein MTFQPTLDFARQMDAQDSLRSFRDQYLFPQHQGRKCLYFCGNSLGLQPKKAGEFIKKELQHWQELGVEGHFEGELPWTQYHKSLAPASAHIVGAQADEVIIMNTLTVNLHLMMVSFYRPNAERFKIIMEAGAFPSDQYAVESQVRWHGYDPAEAIVEVAPRPGEALLHTEDILAAIEQHGAQTTLVLFAGLNYYTGQVYDMPAITAAGHRVGAYVGFDLAHAAGNVPLHLHDWGVDFAVWCTYKYINSGPGAPSGAFVHAKHGNKPQTPRFAGWWGHNEERRFLMEKGFDPIPGAAGWQLSNAPILAYAPMRASHDLFLEAGMPALRAKSEKLTAYLEFLIDSLNIDEPRFDIITPRDPAQRGAQLSFLTGPTGKQLFDYLTQNGVICDWREHNLPGEKGEKAGVIRIAPTPMYNSFEDVWRFADLLTKAQL; this is encoded by the coding sequence ATGACCTTTCAACCCACCCTCGATTTCGCCCGTCAAATGGACGCCCAGGACTCCCTGCGTAGTTTCCGCGATCAATACCTGTTTCCTCAGCATCAGGGGCGCAAGTGTTTGTATTTTTGTGGCAACTCACTGGGACTCCAACCCAAAAAAGCGGGTGAATTTATTAAAAAAGAACTCCAACACTGGCAAGAACTGGGGGTGGAAGGCCATTTTGAGGGGGAATTGCCCTGGACACAATACCACAAATCCCTGGCGCCTGCATCCGCCCACATTGTCGGTGCTCAAGCCGACGAAGTCATCATCATGAATACCCTCACCGTCAATTTACATTTGATGATGGTGAGTTTTTACCGACCGAATGCTGAGCGCTTCAAAATCATCATGGAGGCGGGGGCTTTCCCTTCCGACCAATACGCCGTAGAAAGCCAGGTGCGCTGGCACGGCTACGATCCCGCTGAAGCCATCGTTGAAGTAGCCCCTCGTCCAGGAGAGGCATTGCTACACACCGAAGACATCCTCGCGGCCATTGAGCAACATGGTGCACAAACCACATTGGTGCTGTTTGCTGGTTTGAATTATTACACCGGGCAAGTGTACGATATGCCTGCGATTACTGCGGCAGGCCATCGGGTAGGGGCGTATGTAGGTTTTGATTTGGCGCATGCTGCGGGTAATGTTCCCCTGCATTTGCACGATTGGGGCGTCGATTTTGCTGTGTGGTGTACTTACAAGTACATCAACTCTGGTCCCGGTGCGCCCAGTGGTGCTTTTGTACACGCCAAACACGGGAATAAGCCCCAAACCCCCCGGTTTGCTGGCTGGTGGGGGCACAATGAAGAACGGCGCTTTTTGATGGAAAAAGGCTTTGACCCCATTCCCGGAGCAGCGGGCTGGCAGTTGAGCAACGCGCCCATTCTGGCGTATGCGCCGATGCGCGCGAGTCACGACCTGTTCTTGGAAGCAGGTATGCCAGCGCTGCGGGCCAAAAGTGAAAAGCTCACGGCCTATCTTGAATTCTTGATTGATTCCCTAAATATCGATGAGCCCCGTTTTGACATCATTACCCCCCGCGATCCGGCACAACGGGGGGCGCAGCTTTCCTTCCTGACTGGCCCTACAGGCAAACAATTGTTTGATTACCTGACCCAAAATGGCGTCATCTGTGATTGGCGCGAACACAATTTGCCGGGTGAAAAAGGGGAGAAAGCCGGGGTGATTCGGATTGCTCCGACCCCGATGTACAATTCCTTTGAAGATGTATGGCGTTTTGCAGACTTGCTGACAAAGGCACAGTTGTAG